The genomic segment TATTTTCTGTCTGATCTGTCTTATTACGGCTATCATTTTAGATGTAAAAAAGACTTTTTTGGTTTTTATCTCTTTACCAATAGTTTTAACAGCTTTAGAACATGGGAAGAAGTTGATAACCGATGAATGAAGGTTGGATTATGCTCATAAGTATGGTAATGTTTTTGTTAGGATTTTGGATAGGAAGAAGAGTAGGATTAGATGAAGGTTTCCACAAGGGCTTAAAACAGGCTCCCCTGGAGATTAAACGTCGTTCTCTGGAAGAGGGAGAATGTGTAATTTGCGGTATAACCAAAAATTTTCAAGATTGTGCAGGGAAACTTTAAATTTTGTAGAAATTAAAATTAGAATAAAAATTGAAGGAGGCATATAAATGAAAAACCAATTTAATCTACAAGATAGCTTTTTAAATCAGGTACGCCGGGATAATATCGGAGTTACCATCTATCTTGTAAATGGTTTTCAGTTAAAAGGTTATGTTAAAGGTTTTGATAATTTTACGATTATTCTTGACAGTGATGGACGCCAACAGATGGTGTATAAACATGCAATCTCTACAATAATTCCTCAGGTAAAAGTTGAAAATCTTTTCAGTCGATTCGAAAATAAGGAAGAAAAAGATACTGAGAAATAATTTTTGCGTTAGGTACTAGTAAAACTAAGAAAAGTACATAATTAATAATGAAAAAGATTGATAGAGTAAACTATCAATCTTTT from the Anoxybacter fermentans genome contains:
- the hfq gene encoding RNA chaperone Hfq; its protein translation is MKNQFNLQDSFLNQVRRDNIGVTIYLVNGFQLKGYVKGFDNFTIILDSDGRQQMVYKHAISTIIPQVKVENLFSRFENKEEKDTEK